In Canis lupus baileyi chromosome 19, mCanLup2.hap1, whole genome shotgun sequence, the sequence TCTACTGTCCTTCCTTATTAGTGTTTTGGATGCCCTTCTCCACACTTTGATGGCGTTGCGGCTGTCCTTCTGCACAGACCTGGAAATTCCCCACTTTTTCTGTGAATTAGCTCATATTCTCAAGCTTGCCTGTTCCGATATCCTCATCAATAATATTCTTGTGTATTTAGTGACCAGCTTGTTGGGTGTTATTCCTCTCTCTGGGATAATTATCTCTTACACTCAAATTGTTTCCTCTGTCCTGAAAATCCCATCAGCTGGTGGAAAGTATAAGGCATTTTCCATCTGTGGGTCACACTTAATAGTTGTTTCTTTGTTCTATGGGACAGGTTTTGGGGTGTACCTTAGTTCCGCAGCTACACACTCCTCCAGGAAGAGCGCAATAGTATCAGTGATGTACACTGTGGTCACCCCCATGATGAATCCCTTTATCTATAGTCTGAGAAACAAGGATATGATGGGGGCTTTGAGGAAACTGATTTCTAGAATATCATATTTCCATTAATGTGTCAGTTGCTTTGGGCTTACACTTCTGGGGTTTGATGGAGAAATAATGTGTGATCCAGACAGCCTGACCAACTTTGAATATATGAAACTagagatgaaataatttttttaagggtaagaattttgaaatcagaccagctgggtttgaatcctaccTCCACTAAAACATGGCTTTGTGGCCTTTGACAATTTATCTCAACTCTCtaaactcagtttccttatctacaaaattGGCATAATTATATTAGCTTAtattttgggaagatttgagATACTTCACCTCAATTAGTGAGGATGCATGCCTCCAGTGGTATTGCGGTAGAATTCTCAGCTCCAGTGGGGTCAAATGATAAAATCAATGATCTttcctaacaaaaaaaaaaaaaacttcagggaTTGGGTAGGTCCAGGCACAGAACCACAGAGCTGCATTTCACTCTGCCATGTGTTACTATTTGCCTCTTATGGCTGTTCTGGTGGTCACTGATGCCTGCAGCAGTGCAGAGGCTTTTCAGACCCAGAAACAAAGACTGATGGCCTCTCCTTGGGTTTCTTTGCAACACAAACATCTTTCCAAGGAGACATCCAGAAGAAGTTGTTTTTATCATCATCCCGAGTTGAGAAATGTCATGTATTAGTTGCTTATTGTCATTGTAACATGTTACAAATTTAGAGCTTTAAACAGCATGAGTGT encodes:
- the LOC140611373 gene encoding olfactory receptor 7G3-like, with amino-acid sequence MTSGNLSDPTEFLLLGLSEDPELQPLLFFLFLSMYLVSVLGNLLIILAILYDFHLHTPMYFFLSNLSFVDICFTTTTIPKMLVNIRTHSKSITYTGCLTQICFVLTFAGLENGILVMMAFDRFVAICHPLRYNVIMNPKLCRLLVLLSFLISVLDALLHTLMALRLSFCTDLEIPHFFCELAHILKLACSDILINNILVYLVTSLLGVIPLSGIIISYTQIVSSVLKIPSAGGKYKAFSICGSHLIVVSLFYGTGFGVYLSSAATHSSRKSAIVSVMYTVVTPMMNPFIYSLRNKDMMGALRKLISRISYFH